One window of the Rhodothermia bacterium genome contains the following:
- a CDS encoding acyltransferase, producing MPRKIKSGLIQMSLPMTEGEGSISEIMEAMVSKHIPYIEKAGEQGVQILCLQEIFNTPYFCPGQDSKWYASAESVPGPTVERMQEYARKYQMVIIVPIYEREQAGFLYNTAAVIDADGSYLGKYRKNHIPHTSGFWEKYFFRPGNLGYPVFQTAYCKVGVYICYDRHFPEGARALGLNGAEIVYNPSATVAGLSQYLWKLEQPAHAAANGYFMGCINRVGEEKPWSIGKFYGSSYFVDPRGQIFAIASEDQDELLVAEFDLDMIEEVRSTWQFFRDRRPDSYGPLVAP from the coding sequence ATGCCAAGAAAAATAAAATCCGGCCTCATACAAATGAGTTTGCCCATGACGGAGGGTGAAGGCTCCATTTCCGAAATTATGGAAGCGATGGTGTCCAAACATATCCCATACATCGAGAAGGCTGGCGAGCAAGGCGTTCAGATTTTATGCCTTCAGGAGATTTTTAACACGCCCTATTTTTGTCCGGGCCAAGATAGTAAATGGTATGCCTCGGCGGAGTCTGTTCCCGGCCCGACGGTAGAGCGGATGCAGGAATATGCCCGAAAATACCAAATGGTGATCATCGTCCCGATTTATGAGCGGGAACAAGCTGGTTTTCTCTACAATACGGCAGCGGTTATTGATGCCGATGGTAGCTACTTGGGCAAATACCGCAAAAACCACATTCCGCATACCTCCGGTTTTTGGGAAAAATACTTCTTCCGTCCGGGCAATTTGGGATATCCGGTTTTTCAGACCGCCTATTGCAAAGTAGGTGTATATATCTGCTACGACCGCCACTTCCCGGAGGGCGCACGCGCACTTGGACTAAACGGCGCCGAGATTGTTTATAATCCTTCGGCAACGGTGGCGGGGCTTTCGCAATATCTCTGGAAACTGGAGCAACCCGCTCATGCTGCGGCAAATGGCTATTTTATGGGCTGTATCAACCGTGTTGGCGAGGAAAAACCTTGGAGCATTGGCAAATTTTATGGCTCTTCATACTTTGTGGATCCGCGTGGGCAGATTTTTGCCATTGCCTCCGAAGACCAAGACGAATTGTTGGTGGCAGAATTTGATCTGGATATGATTGAGGAAGTCCGGTCCACATGGCAGTTCTTCCGCGATCGTCGCCCCGACTCCTACGGCCCCTTAGTCGCACCCTGA
- a CDS encoding NAD(P)-dependent oxidoreductase: protein MALYHPPASESDFDRNFSQLKPLMNETEAYYESARCLFCYDAPCVNACPTGIDIPLFIRQINAGNVNGAAKTIYESNPFGYACGKVCPTEVLCEGSCVYNLQQVKPIEIGRLQSYATGATIHQEKQLFVLPPSNGKKVAIIGAGPAGLSCACELRMRGFEVTVYEAKEKPSGLTVYGVAPYKITNEEVLNEMAYLEKQFGFRVQYNHRIETREQLADLESNFDAIFLGIGLGETAELNIPGEDLENYFGAVEFVARLRMNHHNIRVPARIVVLGGGNTAMDAASECARMGAEVVTLVYRRSPEEMGAYHFEYDLVKGAGVQSLFNATPVAILGENGRVNGVKFQKTETVNGKRELVPESDFVIAADWVIRATGQARQTGLLSLIPGLTTDAKGRIVADRTTGQTGNPKYFAGGDAANGGKEVVNAAAEGRDAARSLAQWLLSSS from the coding sequence ATGGCCCTTTATCATCCCCCCGCTTCGGAATCTGATTTTGATCGCAATTTTTCACAGCTAAAACCGCTGATGAACGAAACAGAGGCGTATTACGAGAGTGCCCGATGTTTGTTTTGCTATGATGCGCCCTGCGTAAATGCTTGTCCTACGGGCATAGATATTCCACTCTTCATACGGCAAATCAATGCCGGAAACGTAAATGGTGCTGCAAAAACCATCTATGAGTCCAACCCGTTTGGCTATGCGTGCGGAAAAGTTTGCCCCACCGAGGTACTTTGCGAAGGCTCCTGCGTGTATAACCTGCAACAAGTCAAACCCATTGAAATTGGCCGCCTCCAAAGCTATGCAACCGGAGCCACTATCCATCAAGAAAAACAACTATTTGTTTTGCCGCCCTCGAATGGTAAAAAGGTGGCCATTATTGGCGCGGGGCCGGCTGGGCTTTCGTGTGCCTGCGAGCTACGAATGCGCGGTTTTGAAGTGACGGTGTATGAGGCAAAAGAAAAACCTTCCGGCCTAACCGTCTATGGCGTTGCGCCCTACAAGATCACCAACGAAGAGGTGCTGAACGAGATGGCATACCTCGAAAAACAATTTGGTTTTCGGGTACAATACAACCACCGGATCGAAACTCGCGAGCAATTGGCTGATCTGGAGTCTAATTTTGATGCCATTTTTCTGGGAATTGGGCTTGGCGAAACGGCTGAACTGAACATTCCGGGTGAGGATTTGGAGAACTACTTTGGTGCGGTCGAGTTTGTCGCACGCTTGCGCATGAACCACCACAACATTCGTGTTCCGGCGCGGATTGTTGTACTCGGTGGCGGAAATACGGCAATGGATGCCGCCTCGGAGTGTGCCCGAATGGGGGCAGAGGTCGTTACATTGGTATATCGTAGGTCTCCGGAAGAGATGGGGGCCTATCATTTTGAATACGATTTGGTGAAAGGCGCTGGCGTACAAAGTCTTTTTAATGCCACACCCGTAGCAATTTTAGGCGAAAATGGTAGGGTAAATGGCGTGAAATTCCAGAAAACGGAAACGGTGAATGGCAAACGTGAACTTGTACCGGAAAGCGATTTTGTGATAGCAGCGGACTGGGTAATTCGTGCAACAGGCCAAGCACGGCAAACGGGTTTGCTATCTTTAATTCCCGGACTTACAACCGATGCAAAGGGCCGGATTGTGGCAGATAGAACCACCGGACAAACCGGAAACCCAAAATATTTTGCGGGTGGCGATGCCGCAAATGGCGGTAAAGAAGTGGTAAATGCCGCCGCCGAGGGCCGAGACGCCGCCCGAAGCCTTGCCCAATGGCTCTTGTCTTCCTCCTGA
- the preA gene encoding NAD-dependent dihydropyrimidine dehydrogenase subunit PreA, translated as MADLSVNFAGIQSPNPFWLASAPPTNSGYQIMKAFDAGWGGAVWKTLGIPVVNVSSRYGSVNYRNSRMVGFNNIELISDRPLSDNLREIEEVKKRFPHHAVIASLMVGPREEWHQIVRDVENAGADGIELNFGCPHGMCERGMGSAVGQEPKVLKTIVEWVKEVSTIPVITKLTPNITDITQPARAAVAGGTDAISLINTIQSLVGVDIDRFVPYPIVDGKSTNGGYCGPAVKPIALNMTKNCAQDAGVDVPISGIGGIENWRDAVEFILLGAGTVQVCTAVMHFGFGIIREMVAGLAGYMDEKGFATIEDFRGRALDNVLNWENLNMKYKVVAEINEEKCVGCQLCYTACEDGAHQAIKLDAGSRIPHIVEENCVGCNLCSLVCPVESCITMVRRDDGTEEVTWAERTMAGDVPISFDDPLAGGLHHSVPAPSEALNTPVPRHYGLR; from the coding sequence ATGGCAGATTTATCGGTAAACTTTGCAGGCATCCAGTCACCAAATCCTTTTTGGCTGGCTTCTGCACCGCCCACAAATAGTGGGTATCAGATTATGAAGGCATTCGATGCCGGTTGGGGCGGCGCGGTATGGAAAACACTTGGCATCCCAGTGGTGAATGTTTCCAGTCGCTATGGTTCGGTAAACTACCGTAATAGCCGGATGGTAGGGTTTAATAACATCGAATTGATATCGGATCGTCCGCTTTCGGACAACCTTCGCGAGATCGAAGAGGTTAAAAAACGGTTTCCGCACCATGCCGTCATTGCCTCGTTGATGGTGGGGCCGCGTGAAGAGTGGCACCAAATTGTACGAGATGTGGAAAATGCTGGCGCGGATGGCATAGAACTGAACTTCGGTTGTCCGCATGGGATGTGTGAACGGGGCATGGGTTCGGCGGTAGGACAAGAACCAAAGGTTTTGAAAACCATCGTGGAATGGGTAAAAGAGGTCTCCACTATTCCGGTTATCACCAAATTAACCCCCAACATTACCGACATCACCCAACCAGCCCGTGCAGCAGTAGCCGGCGGAACCGATGCCATTTCACTCATCAACACCATCCAAAGTCTTGTGGGTGTGGATATTGACCGCTTTGTGCCATATCCCATTGTGGACGGTAAAAGTACAAATGGTGGCTATTGCGGCCCCGCCGTCAAGCCCATTGCACTGAACATGACCAAAAATTGCGCCCAAGATGCTGGAGTAGATGTTCCCATTTCTGGCATTGGCGGTATTGAAAACTGGCGAGATGCAGTAGAATTTATTTTGCTTGGCGCCGGAACCGTACAGGTTTGCACCGCCGTTATGCACTTCGGTTTTGGGATCATTCGCGAGATGGTGGCGGGGTTGGCAGGATATATGGACGAGAAAGGATTTGCGACCATCGAGGACTTCCGTGGTAGGGCGTTAGACAATGTACTGAATTGGGAAAACCTGAACATGAAGTACAAAGTGGTCGCCGAGATCAACGAAGAGAAATGCGTGGGCTGCCAATTGTGCTATACCGCTTGCGAGGATGGCGCACACCAAGCCATTAAGCTCGATGCTGGTAGCCGTATTCCGCATATTGTAGAAGAAAACTGCGTCGGGTGTAACCTCTGCTCCTTGGTTTGCCCGGTAGAGTCTTGTATCACGATGGTACGCCGCGACGATGGGACGGAGGAAGTTACATGGGCAGAACGCACCATGGCCGGAGATGTCCCCATTTCGTTCGACGACCCCTTGGCCGGCGGGCTTCATCACTCGGTTCCCGCACCGTCGGAAGCCCTGAACACGCCCGTTCCACGACACTACGGACTTCGATGA
- the uvrB gene encoding excinuclease ABC subunit UvrB: MPTFELTSEYRPMGDQPTAIKELTEGILRGDKHQVLLGATGTGKTFTASNVIAQVERPTLVMSHNKTLAAQLYAEFKSFFPNNAVEFFISYYDYYQPEAYIPSSDTYIEKDFAINDEIDRLRLRATSSLVSGRRDVIVVASVSAIYGLGEPETFAEMVATIKRGQPLERNDLLKKMVSMQYNRNDIEFKRGTFRVRGDVVEVMPAYYDDQAYRIEFWGNEVERLMRFDPLSGKAISEEQELTLYAASLYVTSPDLLEKAMQSIQEELTWRLSVMRNEGKLLEAQRLEQRTIYDLEMLREVGFCNGIENYSRHLTGRNPGDRPYTLLDYFPKDYLLIIDESHVTIPQIRGMYNGDRSRKLNLVEHGFRLPSALDNRPMKFEEFTELTNQVMYVSATPADYELDQAGGVFVEQVIRPTGIVDPRIEIRPIENQIDDLLDEIHTRAQKNERVLVTTLTKRMAEDLTDYLKSFDVRVRYMHADIDALERVDILRDLRLGVFDVLIGINLLREGLDLPEVSLVAILDADKEGFLRSDRSLIQTAGRAARNADGLVILYADRVTGSMARMMEETERRRKVQMTYNEEHGITPRTVVKSLDDIRKGTIIADHKPEQSTNVYSLHHYGGPEQLRMVADPVTQYLTPTQKRDLMVQLTKEMHQAAEDLAFERAAELRDSIVQLEKELEEA, from the coding sequence ATGCCTACCTTTGAATTAACCTCCGAGTATAGACCCATGGGGGATCAGCCAACCGCCATCAAGGAACTTACCGAGGGGATTTTAAGAGGAGACAAACATCAGGTTTTACTGGGCGCTACAGGTACGGGAAAAACGTTTACCGCCTCTAATGTGATTGCGCAGGTCGAGCGGCCAACCTTGGTGATGAGCCACAACAAAACCCTTGCAGCACAGCTTTATGCGGAGTTTAAGTCTTTTTTTCCGAACAATGCCGTAGAATTTTTTATTTCGTACTACGATTATTACCAGCCGGAAGCCTACATCCCTTCATCGGATACATACATTGAAAAGGACTTTGCCATTAATGATGAGATAGACCGCCTCCGATTACGCGCCACCAGTTCGTTGGTATCCGGAAGGCGGGATGTGATTGTTGTTGCAAGCGTATCCGCTATTTACGGGCTTGGCGAGCCGGAAACCTTTGCCGAGATGGTTGCAACCATTAAACGCGGACAACCATTGGAACGGAACGATTTGCTCAAGAAAATGGTCTCGATGCAGTATAACCGGAATGATATTGAATTTAAACGGGGGACGTTTCGGGTGCGGGGAGATGTCGTAGAGGTAATGCCAGCCTATTATGATGACCAAGCATACCGTATCGAATTTTGGGGGAACGAAGTGGAACGGCTGATGCGATTCGATCCATTATCGGGGAAAGCCATCAGCGAAGAGCAGGAATTAACCCTCTATGCAGCCAGTCTTTATGTAACATCTCCGGACTTGTTAGAGAAAGCAATGCAAAGCATCCAAGAGGAATTGACGTGGCGGTTATCTGTGATGCGCAACGAAGGTAAACTCTTGGAAGCCCAACGTTTAGAGCAACGCACTATTTATGACTTGGAAATGCTTCGCGAAGTGGGCTTCTGTAATGGAATAGAAAACTATTCCCGACACCTCACGGGAAGAAATCCGGGCGATCGCCCTTACACCTTGTTAGATTATTTCCCCAAAGACTATCTGCTCATTATAGATGAAAGCCATGTCACCATCCCGCAAATTCGCGGCATGTACAATGGAGACCGTAGCCGAAAACTGAATCTGGTTGAGCATGGTTTCCGATTGCCCTCGGCTTTGGACAACCGCCCGATGAAGTTTGAGGAATTTACGGAGTTGACGAATCAGGTGATGTATGTCTCGGCAACACCTGCGGATTACGAATTAGACCAAGCTGGCGGCGTTTTTGTAGAACAAGTCATTCGACCAACGGGCATTGTGGATCCCCGGATTGAGATTCGACCTATAGAGAACCAAATAGACGATTTGTTAGACGAAATCCATACCCGTGCACAAAAAAATGAACGGGTTTTGGTAACGACCCTCACCAAGCGCATGGCCGAAGACCTCACGGATTACCTAAAATCCTTTGATGTACGGGTGCGGTACATGCACGCCGATATTGACGCCTTGGAGCGCGTGGATATTTTGCGGGATTTACGGCTGGGGGTTTTTGATGTTTTAATCGGTATAAATCTCTTGCGGGAAGGATTAGACCTGCCAGAGGTCTCTTTAGTGGCTATTTTGGATGCAGACAAAGAAGGCTTTTTGCGCTCAGATCGTTCTCTAATCCAAACAGCGGGGCGGGCTGCAAGGAATGCTGATGGCTTGGTAATTCTTTATGCAGACCGTGTAACAGGCTCTATGGCACGAATGATGGAGGAAACCGAGCGCCGGAGAAAGGTGCAAATGACCTATAACGAAGAACACGGTATCACTCCAAGAACCGTCGTTAAATCCTTAGACGATATCCGAAAAGGAACCATCATCGCCGATCATAAACCAGAACAGTCCACAAATGTGTATTCACTTCACCATTATGGCGGGCCAGAGCAACTCCGCATGGTGGCTGATCCCGTCACGCAATACCTGACACCCACCCAGAAACGCGACTTGATGGTACAATTAACCAAAGAAATGCACCAAGCTGCCGAGGACTTGGCCTTTGAACGTGCCGCTGAACTCCGCGATAGTATTGTACAGTTAGAAAAAGAGTTAGAAGAAGCATGA
- a CDS encoding helix-turn-helix transcriptional regulator — MGDFIYRGKTFYNPVEFALDQIGGTWKMPILWRLQNRVMRYSELHKDIPHISQKMLTTQLRELEEDGFLQREVFPEVPPRVEYRLTPKGKRAIEVITLIRDYGLELMAEAEIKA, encoded by the coding sequence ATGGGTGACTTTATCTATCGGGGCAAAACCTTTTACAATCCAGTAGAATTTGCCTTAGATCAAATTGGTGGAACTTGGAAAATGCCCATCTTGTGGCGGCTCCAAAACAGGGTGATGCGATACAGTGAATTGCATAAAGACATCCCGCACATTAGCCAAAAAATGCTAACAACACAGTTGCGGGAATTGGAGGAAGATGGATTTCTCCAGCGCGAGGTTTTTCCCGAAGTTCCGCCCCGTGTAGAATATCGGCTTACCCCCAAAGGTAAACGTGCAATCGAGGTGATTACATTGATTCGGGACTATGGCCTCGAATTAATGGCGGAAGCCGAGATCAAGGCTTAG
- a CDS encoding type 1 glutamine amidotransferase domain-containing protein — MQTIQEVQSYVHFHGAPSKGKILMVASSPSVSKQTGWPIGFWVAELTHPLRVFQEAGYEVELVSTEGGKLEMDGYSNPTDASGYSAHDVISLGYMQQAWFNEMLANTKKMTDVNPADYDAIFLVGGQGPMYTFRGNKDLEKLFVAFYESGKPSTAVCHSTTLLLEARKSDGTLLVQGKTWTGFADAEEEFADQAVGMKIQPYRIETEAKKIVGTTFKVAAPFSAYAIQDGNLITGQQQNSGAAAAELLVKSLDR, encoded by the coding sequence ATGCAGACGATTCAAGAAGTACAAAGCTACGTACATTTCCATGGTGCGCCTTCCAAAGGGAAAATTTTAATGGTGGCGAGTTCCCCTAGTGTTTCTAAACAAACGGGTTGGCCTATTGGTTTCTGGGTTGCCGAACTCACGCATCCTTTGCGGGTGTTCCAAGAAGCAGGCTACGAAGTCGAGTTGGTTTCGACCGAAGGCGGCAAACTCGAAATGGACGGCTATTCCAACCCCACCGATGCGAGCGGATACTCGGCGCATGATGTAATTTCGTTGGGCTATATGCAACAAGCGTGGTTCAATGAGATGCTCGCCAATACCAAAAAAATGACCGATGTAAACCCCGCCGATTATGATGCCATTTTCTTGGTGGGCGGACAAGGACCGATGTACACGTTTAGAGGCAACAAAGATTTGGAAAAGTTGTTTGTTGCTTTTTACGAAAGCGGAAAACCCTCGACGGCAGTTTGCCATTCTACAACGTTGCTTTTAGAAGCGCGCAAATCCGACGGCACATTATTGGTACAAGGAAAAACATGGACAGGCTTTGCCGATGCCGAAGAAGAATTTGCAGACCAAGCCGTTGGCATGAAAATTCAGCCCTACCGCATCGAAACGGAAGCGAAGAAGATCGTGGGAACAACGTTTAAAGTGGCGGCACCGTTTAGCGCATATGCCATCCAAGACGGAAACTTGATCACGGGTCAGCAGCAAAATAGCGGCGCAGCGGCGGCTGAGTTATTGGTCAAGTCGCTCGATCGGTGA
- a CDS encoding SGNH/GDSL hydrolase family protein: MNHPSISSIVVFGDGLNDMGQWGHLTNFQYPPAHIGFLESRWTNGKVWVEHFAEGLGLPISLRNNVAMGGATTGTYNINEPLRQALKLAPEVKLRGMLAQVQDYVAENPTLSSSALYVLWAGGHDIGNYLEYGQPDLTQYPPAGNYEYAINLLVKAGAKNILVGTMPDMGFSPGYFGTPKQAQASQLCQDLNDGLRRIATQYNASDIKFMIFDGADVFTKVGMNPTAYGIQYVEAYLPMDIIDFTNPLQPAKVAIPNQEKGQNPDMFMNWWAVSASAKVHKILGEEALRFYKTQK, encoded by the coding sequence ATGAATCATCCTTCAATTTCTTCTATCGTCGTTTTTGGTGACGGACTGAATGACATGGGGCAGTGGGGGCATTTGACCAACTTCCAATATCCACCTGCGCACATTGGCTTTTTGGAAAGTCGTTGGACCAATGGCAAGGTATGGGTCGAACATTTTGCTGAAGGTTTGGGACTGCCAATCTCTTTACGGAATAACGTTGCAATGGGTGGCGCTACAACAGGCACTTACAACATCAATGAACCTTTGCGGCAGGCTTTAAAACTGGCACCGGAGGTAAAACTTCGTGGGATGCTGGCACAGGTGCAAGATTATGTCGCTGAAAATCCCACCTTATCCTCTTCTGCGCTTTATGTGCTTTGGGCTGGTGGACATGATATTGGAAACTATCTTGAATATGGACAACCGGATTTAACACAGTATCCGCCAGCAGGTAATTACGAGTATGCAATTAACCTCTTGGTTAAAGCAGGAGCAAAAAACATTTTGGTAGGCACGATGCCAGATATGGGTTTTAGCCCGGGGTATTTCGGAACACCCAAACAAGCACAGGCTTCACAATTATGTCAAGATTTGAATGATGGCTTACGCCGTATCGCAACCCAATATAATGCGTCAGACATAAAGTTTATGATTTTTGATGGTGCGGATGTTTTTACAAAAGTAGGCATGAACCCTACTGCCTATGGTATTCAGTATGTGGAGGCGTATTTGCCCATGGATATCATTGACTTCACCAATCCGCTCCAGCCTGCAAAAGTGGCTATACCCAATCAAGAAAAAGGACAGAATCCCGATATGTTCATGAATTGGTGGGCAGTTTCTGCAAGTGCTAAAGTGCATAAAATATTAGGTGAGGAAGCATTGCGATTTTATAAAACACAAAAATAG
- a CDS encoding hydrogenase — protein sequence MIVKRNFSPLKVWGYIQNPTLFALAWSSAIWVIFNATKAKEMGLSFTIIGVLGSALAIFVAFRNQSAYARWWEARTLWSSILGASRVLGRLIITFADSHAHQPQYNAARSEAFKRRLVYACIAFVHSLRLQLRQQNDWEQLAVFFQASDFEAFQTAHNKPLFLQTWIGKRIYEAMADGTLGGFDSFQMEGQLLALANAQAGCERIKSTPLPRQYDFFTRVFVLLFALLLPFGLLGFFTSDALQAASWLIVPLSTLLSAVFIIMERTGVANEDPFENKITDVPLTYICNTIERDLREMLGETNLPAKVKPENGYLF from the coding sequence ATGATTGTAAAACGCAATTTTAGCCCGCTTAAAGTTTGGGGCTATATCCAAAACCCAACGCTTTTCGCTCTGGCTTGGTCTTCCGCTATTTGGGTCATTTTTAATGCCACCAAAGCCAAAGAAATGGGGCTAAGCTTTACCATTATAGGCGTTTTGGGTTCAGCATTAGCCATCTTTGTTGCCTTTCGTAACCAAAGTGCCTACGCAAGATGGTGGGAAGCCCGCACCTTGTGGAGCAGTATTTTGGGCGCAAGTCGGGTTTTAGGTCGCCTCATCATCACTTTTGCCGATAGTCATGCCCATCAGCCGCAATACAATGCCGCCCGTAGCGAGGCATTTAAGCGTCGTTTGGTGTATGCGTGTATTGCATTTGTCCATAGTTTGCGTCTGCAACTTCGTCAGCAAAACGATTGGGAGCAGTTGGCGGTATTCTTCCAAGCATCGGATTTTGAAGCCTTCCAAACTGCACATAACAAACCTTTATTTTTGCAAACTTGGATCGGAAAACGAATTTATGAAGCGATGGCAGACGGAACACTCGGCGGCTTCGATAGTTTTCAAATGGAAGGGCAACTTTTAGCATTGGCAAATGCCCAAGCAGGTTGCGAGCGCATCAAAAGCACGCCTTTGCCTCGTCAATACGACTTCTTTACAAGGGTTTTTGTGTTGTTGTTTGCCTTACTCTTGCCGTTTGGCTTATTGGGCTTCTTCACGTCCGATGCACTACAAGCCGCTTCTTGGTTAATCGTTCCACTTTCGACGCTTTTATCGGCGGTTTTTATCATTATGGAACGCACTGGCGTAGCAAATGAAGACCCTTTCGAGAACAAAATTACCGATGTCCCCTTGACATATATCTGCAATACCATCGAACGGGACTTACGCGAAATGTTGGGCGAAACCAATCTGCCTGCTAAAGTAAAACCCGAAAACGGTTACCTATTCTAA
- a CDS encoding DUF1211 domain-containing protein encodes MNKNRIEAFSDGVIAIIITVMVFDLKIPELVTPFTDADVWKALQALVPKIGAYALSYIVLAIMWLNHHALFDRLPHTTSKLVWYNAFLLFAMSLIPAPTAFLAAHPLLAQAVMFYGFIMFLNGLGFYLLRWYVEAKAKLLPYNPFIQRSNLITTGLYLASVPLAAASVYLSFIIFLGIPIWYFLPDKFHAKQPS; translated from the coding sequence ATGAATAAAAACCGTATCGAGGCTTTTTCGGATGGTGTCATTGCCATTATCATCACTGTAATGGTATTCGACCTGAAAATTCCAGAACTCGTTACACCTTTTACCGATGCTGATGTTTGGAAGGCATTACAAGCCCTTGTACCCAAAATAGGAGCATATGCACTAAGTTATATCGTCTTAGCCATCATGTGGTTAAACCATCATGCCTTGTTTGACCGTTTGCCTCATACCACTTCCAAATTGGTTTGGTACAATGCGTTTTTATTGTTTGCCATGTCCCTTATTCCTGCCCCAACCGCCTTTTTAGCTGCGCATCCTTTACTGGCTCAAGCTGTTATGTTTTATGGATTTATCATGTTTCTGAATGGGCTTGGTTTTTATTTACTTAGGTGGTATGTAGAGGCAAAAGCCAAACTATTGCCTTATAACCCCTTTATTCAGCGTAGCAATTTAATCACAACGGGTTTATACCTTGCCTCGGTTCCCTTGGCAGCAGCCTCGGTCTATCTATCCTTTATCATCTTTCTGGGTATTCCAATCTGGTATTTTCTGCCAGATAAATTTCATGCAAAGCAACCCTCTTAA
- a CDS encoding NAD(P)-binding domain-containing protein: MKIAIIGTGNVGGALATKWANKGHRILLGVRDTQNFKGKNLLNNPNTSVHPIQEAVAEAEVILVSTPAALAVTVAQSLGDTTGKVIIDAMNIVMGRGPAGYTNTADALLAHTQTRDVVKCFNTTGYNNMQNPVYGDMALDLFVAGDSTQGKAIASQLAQDAGFSACYDIGGNDKFELMEQFAWFWINLAMFKGQGREIGFKLLKR; this comes from the coding sequence ATGAAAATTGCCATTATCGGTACTGGGAATGTAGGCGGCGCATTAGCCACAAAATGGGCGAATAAAGGACATCGCATCCTGCTGGGCGTGCGCGATACGCAGAATTTCAAAGGGAAAAACCTGCTGAACAACCCCAATACCAGCGTACATCCCATTCAAGAAGCGGTCGCAGAAGCAGAAGTGATTTTGGTATCTACACCTGCTGCTTTGGCGGTTACGGTCGCACAGTCCTTGGGCGACACAACGGGCAAAGTCATTATAGATGCGATGAATATCGTGATGGGGCGCGGGCCAGCGGGTTATACAAATACTGCCGATGCCCTTTTAGCCCATACCCAAACCCGCGATGTGGTCAAATGTTTTAATACAACGGGCTATAACAATATGCAAAACCCCGTTTATGGCGATATGGCGCTGGACTTATTTGTGGCTGGAGATAGCACGCAAGGGAAAGCCATCGCCAGTCAATTAGCCCAAGATGCGGGTTTTTCAGCGTGCTACGACATTGGAGGGAACGATAAGTTTGAACTCATGGAGCAGTTTGCTTGGTTCTGGATCAATCTGGCTATGTTCAAAGGACAAGGCCGCGAGATCGGATTTAAGCTTTTGAAACGATAA
- a CDS encoding XisH family protein: MPAKDKHHEAVKNALVKEGWTITHDPYMIPMQDRGVMYVDIGAERLLAAVREAEKIAVEVKTFGMPSVLSEFHRAVGQYLSYKVMMRKREPDRLLFLAIPDDLKDWFMYQEIAIEVVADLSIHLLFYDPAQEEITQWIL; the protein is encoded by the coding sequence ATGCCTGCCAAAGACAAGCACCATGAAGCCGTAAAGAACGCCCTTGTCAAAGAAGGTTGGACGATTACACACGATCCGTACATGATTCCCATGCAGGATCGCGGCGTGATGTACGTGGATATTGGTGCAGAACGGCTCTTGGCTGCGGTGCGAGAAGCAGAAAAAATTGCGGTTGAGGTCAAAACGTTTGGAATGCCTTCTGTTTTAAGCGAATTTCATCGGGCAGTTGGGCAATATCTGAGTTACAAAGTGATGATGCGAAAACGTGAACCCGACCGACTTTTGTTTTTAGCCATTCCAGATGACCTTAAAGATTGGTTCATGTACCAAGAAATTGCCATCGAAGTTGTTGCTGATCTGTCTATTCATTTGTTATTTTATGACCCTGCACAAGAAGAAATTACCCAATGGATACTTTAA
- a CDS encoding XisI protein produces the protein MDTLNILRNAVQHILIECAEYGKPPEGMKFETVFDTENDHYLWLILGWDGNRRIYNCLIHLDIIDEQIWVQQNNTEFTLIEDFERFGISKYNIVNGMIHANRRRMLENVV, from the coding sequence ATGGATACTTTAAACATACTGAGAAATGCTGTTCAACACATTTTGATAGAATGTGCTGAATACGGAAAACCGCCCGAAGGAATGAAGTTTGAAACCGTTTTTGATACAGAAAACGATCATTACCTTTGGTTGATCTTGGGTTGGGACGGAAATCGGCGCATTTATAATTGCCTCATTCATCTTGATATTATTGACGAACAGATTTGGGTACAACAAAACAATACGGAATTTACCCTCATAGAAGATTTTGAGCGATTCGGCATTTCAAAATACAACATCGTAAATGGCATGATTCACGCAAATCGTCGTAGAATGTTGGAAAATGTTGTGTGA